The Sediminitomix flava genome contains the following window.
AAATTGTTTGAAATAGTCTACGTCACCATAGTTTTCAATGATATCAATTTCTTGTGTATCATCGGGGCTTAACAACCAAAAACAGGATGCTAAAGCGATGTTTGCAACACTCAAGCTCGTTTCTACATAAACAGGATAAACAACCTTTTGATTAGAGGTAATGCAACCTGCATTTACACCACCCTCCGTTTTATTCATCTTATAAGCTGGTAATCCATTTGCGTATGGATATTGTGGATTAGGTTGATTATTTTTATCAAATCGAGATGATTTCAAAATCAAATCTCCACCTTCAACAGAAACGTGGTTGTATTTCCAATAGGTTGTACCAGGGCCATCCCAATGATTATGATAGAAATTATACCACATATCATTCGGACCAAAATTGGTCTTATCATTCGAGGCATCGAAAGTATAATTAAAATCGTCGGATACATTGGTCTGTAATTCCCAAACTTTCCCTGTACCCGCATTGGCTGCTACAGGTATATCTTTCCAATCTTGTGCAATTGCAAATGTTGCACTTAAACCTAATAAGACACTTAAAAATAATGATTTCATCACTACCTCCCTTTTCAAAATTTTCAAATTGTAAGGCTGTGATAGCCTTGGCCAGATACAGACCAAGGACTATTCATCTTTACACATCAGCCTTAACCACTTAGAACTAGGTGTTACTTTGATTGATCACTAGCATCGCTAGCTTCTTTATTTTTTACCTCGCCTTTGGCTACATGCGTCGTTTTTCTTTTCCCTTGGAATCGACGAATGTATTGCCAATCATAATTGTGATACTTATGCGTCAACCCCCATTCAAAAATGGCGAATGGCTCTTCCGTATCTAAAGTTCTGTTCAGACCAATTGCATGAGGTGCGCCCGGAATGACGGAGGCAATCTCAAAGTTGATTCCATCTTTTGAGAGTTGAACCGTATTCTTTTCAGGTCCATCGGTTGTAATGAGTGAGGCGATTCCGTCTTTATGAGGCCAAACACAGATTTCATGTCCGCTATTTGAGATAGGATTATATTTCGACTTAATATATGGTCCTTTAGGATTATCCGCGATCGCTACACCATGTCTGATTTGACGCCCGCCAAACGTAATCGCCTCACCCATTTGTTCTCCTTTGTAATAGAGATAAAACTTTCCATTGTATGGAATGATACAAGGGTCGTGAACTTTATGACTATCAAAGTCTCCTTTCTTTTCTACCAAGAATCTATTGTCTTCATCCCCTTTCCAAATTCCATTATCCGCAGGGCTTAAGATTGGTTCTTCACTTTTTGTCCAAGGACCGTAAGGCGAATTTGACCAAGCCAAGCCAACCTGATTTTTAACTCGTACATTGTATGGTGATTTTACAGTCTGATAACACAAATAATACACACCATCATGCACCATGATTTCAGTCGTAAAAACTGATCGATCATCGTAAGCTCCCTTTTCACCTCTAGCCACTGCAATTCCTTCTTCTTTCCAAGTCCAACCGTCTTCCGAAGTTGCATACCAAATGTCACATCTGTCCCAAGGAAATACTTTTTCGTTTTCGATATCACCCGCAAAACCATCCGTTTTCCCCACACTTTTCGAATACCAAACAAAGTATTTACCGTCTACTTTGATTAGCGCACTCGGGTCTCTTCTTACCACGCCTTCTTCATAGGCTAAATCTCCTTTCAAATCATGAACAGTGAATTCACCAAACCATTCATTGGTCAAATCATCTGACCAAGCCAAAGCCCTTTTAGAAGCAGCACTTAAATGGTCTTTATCTGTAATTCCTAAAAAGTCTAGTTTTTCTTCCGAAATCTCATTTGCAGAGATATCTCCTTTTGCTATTTCTTCTTTTGCAGAAGGGTTACATGCGGCTAACACGCCTAAACCCGCTGCTACTATTGTGTTGAATATTGTTGATTTCATTTTCTTTCTTGTTTAAAAAATAATGTTGTTTGTTTTCTTTTAAGCTAAGCCATTACCAATAGCAACGATGCAAATCCCAATAATCATACAGCTCAAGCCGACATATAATGCACCTTTTGCTTTTGTAGAAGCATTTACCCATTCGCGAGTGAGCAAACCACTCACAATAGCTACTGCAACTGAAACCGTATTGAATATCGCATAACCAACTGTTCCTCCGTTACTTCCCAATTGGAAAGCGGCATAAGCGAAAGCTGCTGAAGCTGTGAAGTTAAAAATTCCCATCACAGTGGTAAGTGCTGTATTTCTTAAAAGATTTGGTGTTTTAAAACGCCCCCAAAGCCCTTTAGCGGTCAATTGTTGCCCAAAATACAATGCGATAGCAATACCACCAGCCATATAAATAATATACATTACTGCAATTGCACTTACCCACTCAGGATTACCCATTTTCAAACAAGCTTCATGAATGATGCTTCCTCCCACTGTGTTTGCATAGCTAAATCCTGTTGCCAAAAGTCCACCGATTACTGCAATCAGAATCCCTGTGGTCATTGAACCTTTTTTCTCACTTTCTTGACTCCCTTCATCTTTCTGACGAATGATTCCTGCTCTACCATTATTGATTACTCCCATCAGAACAACAAAAATCCCAATCATTATCGTTACAAATACAGGAGTAGCAGGCAGACCGTCGATCATAAATGGAATGAGAGATCCTACTAAAATAATCGTCCCGATAAAAAGTGAAAAACCGAGGGATAATCCAATATGATTAATGGCTTTCCCCCACATCATCACACCAATTCCCCAAAGAAAACTTGAGATTCCCATTCCAATCAATACTGGTGTTGGAATAGCTAATAAAATATCACCAAAGCCTTCAATCAATCCGAAAGCAGCTACATTGGGAATTAGAAAACAGTTGATGGCAAAAAACAATGCCCACGTATTTTCAAACTCAAAATCTTTTGCGTACTTCTCTGGCAATGCGTATAAACCTAGCATAACACCTGCTGCAATTGCCCAAATAATTCCTTCTATCATAGTTCTAAGGTTTAGAAATCACTAAAATGTAAACTGATAAACGGTTTCACTTTCGTACGGCTGATCTGGAGTAGTAATCGCTATTGGAGCTCCCGAAATGTTAGGCCCATTTGGGTAGCGATGTGCCTCACAACAGAATCCTCTATACTGACCGTATTGCTGACCTGTTTCTCTTTTCAGCTCATTTGAAGTGAAATAACCTGTATAAAAAAGCATTCCGGGCTCGTC
Protein-coding sequences here:
- a CDS encoding glycoside hydrolase family 117 protein translates to MKSTIFNTIVAAGLGVLAACNPSAKEEIAKGDISANEISEEKLDFLGITDKDHLSAASKRALAWSDDLTNEWFGEFTVHDLKGDLAYEEGVVRRDPSALIKVDGKYFVWYSKSVGKTDGFAGDIENEKVFPWDRCDIWYATSEDGWTWKEEGIAVARGEKGAYDDRSVFTTEIMVHDGVYYLCYQTVKSPYNVRVKNQVGLAWSNSPYGPWTKSEEPILSPADNGIWKGDEDNRFLVEKKGDFDSHKVHDPCIIPYNGKFYLYYKGEQMGEAITFGGRQIRHGVAIADNPKGPYIKSKYNPISNSGHEICVWPHKDGIASLITTDGPEKNTVQLSKDGINFEIASVIPGAPHAIGLNRTLDTEEPFAIFEWGLTHKYHNYDWQYIRRFQGKRKTTHVAKGEVKNKEASDASDQSK
- a CDS encoding L-rhamnose/proton symporter RhaT, with translation MIEGIIWAIAAGVMLGLYALPEKYAKDFEFENTWALFFAINCFLIPNVAAFGLIEGFGDILLAIPTPVLIGMGISSFLWGIGVMMWGKAINHIGLSLGFSLFIGTIILVGSLIPFMIDGLPATPVFVTIMIGIFVVLMGVINNGRAGIIRQKDEGSQESEKKGSMTTGILIAVIGGLLATGFSYANTVGGSIIHEACLKMGNPEWVSAIAVMYIIYMAGGIAIALYFGQQLTAKGLWGRFKTPNLLRNTALTTVMGIFNFTASAAFAYAAFQLGSNGGTVGYAIFNTVSVAVAIVSGLLTREWVNASTKAKGALYVGLSCMIIGICIVAIGNGLA